The Ananas comosus cultivar F153 linkage group 2, ASM154086v1, whole genome shotgun sequence genome contains a region encoding:
- the LOC109706606 gene encoding histone deacetylase HDT1-like encodes MEFWGVEVKPGETVKCDPGDDKYLHLSQASLGETKKDRASESVPIYVKFNDQKLVLGTLSTDKVPQISYDLVFEKEFELSNSSKNASVYFLGYKTVLGDDEEPSDFGDTDSEDEDIPLGLSSNGKPMVKEEEVKPAAAKNNTAKADASAAKTKVKIEEPNKASSKQEADDEDDDDESEEDASDDEDGDEDMLEGEEDSDDEDDSDSSDEEEEETTPKKAESKKRPAEPASKSGKKAKLASPAVGQKTGGDGKVGGHVATPHPAKLVGKTPASNKQQQTPKSVGSVTCKSCSKKFNSENALQAHTKAKHSAGK; translated from the exons ATGGAGTTCTGGG GCGTTGAAGTTAAACCCGGAGAGACCGTCAAGTGCGACCCCGGAGACGACAAATATTTGCATCTTTCGCAg GCGTCACTAGGGGAAACTAAGAAGGACAGGGCATCTGAGAGCGTTCCGATCTATGTGAAGTTCAACGATCAAAAGCTGGTCCTGGGAACCCTGTCCACAGACAAAGTCCCTCAAATTTCTTATGATTTAGTCTTTGAGAAAGAGTTCGAACTCTCTAACAGTTCCAAGAACGCCAGCGTCTACTTCCTTGGCTACAAAACTGTTCTTGGCGACGATGAGGA GCCTTCTGATTTCGGAG ATACTGATTCTGAAGATGAAGACATTCCTCTAGGCCTGAGCTCAAATG GGAAACCCATGGTAAAGGAGGAAGAGGTGAAGCCTGCAGCAGCTAAGAATAATACTGCAAAGGCTGATGCCTCGGCTGCAAAGACCAAGGTCAAGATAGAGGAACCAAACAAGGCTAGTAGTAAACAGGAAGCAGATGATGAGGATGACGATGACGAGTCTGAAGAAGATGCATCCGATGACGAGGATGGCGATGAG GACATGCTCGAGGGAGAGGAGGATAGCGATGATGAGGATGATAGTGATAGCTCcgatgaagaagaggaggaaacgACCCCTAAAAAG GCCGAAAGCAAGAAGAGACCTGCCGAGCCTGCTTCGAAGTCGGGGAAAAAAGCAAAGCTGGCGTCCCCAGCGGTGGGCCAAAAAACAG GTGGTGATGGTAAGGTAGGTGGGCATGTTGCGACTCCACATCCGGCCAAACTAGTTGGAAAGACGCCTGCGAGCAATAAGCAGCAGCAGACTCCGAAATCTGTTGGTTCGGTCACTTGCAAGTCATGCTCCAA GAAATTCAACAGTGAGAATGCTCTTCAAGCTCACACGAAAGCGAAGCATAGCGCCGGCAAGTAA